One part of the Lycium ferocissimum isolate CSIRO_LF1 chromosome 8, AGI_CSIRO_Lferr_CH_V1, whole genome shotgun sequence genome encodes these proteins:
- the LOC132065986 gene encoding uncharacterized protein LOC132065986, whose translation MKGVIRFGKRDKLSPRYLGRFEVLCRVGDITYELALPPSLSGVHSVFHVSMLKKYHSDGSYIVRWDYVLLDQNLSYEEEPIVILDRQVRKLRSKKIASIKVQ comes from the coding sequence atgaagggtgttattcGATTTGGGAAGAGGGACAAGTTAAGTCCGAGGTACCTTGGCCGATTTGAGGTCCTATGTAGAGTTGGAGATATTACTTATGAGTTGGCGTTGCCACCGAGCCTGTCAGGTGTTCATTCGgttttccatgtgtcgatgctgaagaagtatCATTCTGATGGTTCCTATATAGTTCGTTGGGATTATGTGTTGCTTGATCAGAATCTgtcttatgaggaagagcctataGTGATTCTGGATAGGCAGGTTAGAAAGCTGAGGTCGAAAAAGATTGCTTCGATTAAGGTTCAGTGA